Proteins co-encoded in one Erwinia sp. genomic window:
- the guaB gene encoding Inosine-5'-monophosphate dehydrogenase (ID:JIFNMEKO_02026;~source:Prodigal:2.6), translated as MLRIIKEALTFDDLLLVPAHSTVLPNTADLSTQLTKTIRLNIPMLSAAMDTVTEARLAIALAQEGGLGFIHKNMPIERQAEEVRKVKKYESGVVSEPQTVLPTTTLQQVRELTERNGFAGYPVVNEKRELVGIITGRDVRFVTDMALPVSAVMTPKERLVTVREGEARDVVLQKMHEKRVEKALVVDDHFHLLGMITVKDFQKAERKPNACKDEQGRLRVGAAVGAGAGNEERVDALVAAGVDVLLIDSSHGHSEGVLQRIRETRAKYPELQIVGGNVATGTGAKALAEAGVSAVKVGIGPGSICTTRIVTGVGVPQITAVSDAVEALEGTGIPVIADGGIRFSGDIAKAIAAGASAVMVGSMLAGTDESPGEIELYQGRAFKSYRGMGSLGAMSKGSSDRYFQTDNAADKLVPEGIEGRVAYKGHLKEIVHQQMGGLRSCMGLTGCGTILDLRTRAEFVRISGAGISESHVHDVTITKESPNYRMGS; from the coding sequence ATGCTAAGAATCATCAAAGAAGCCCTGACATTCGACGATCTTTTGCTCGTTCCTGCACATTCTACTGTTCTTCCTAATACCGCCGACCTCAGTACCCAGCTGACTAAAACTATACGTCTGAATATCCCTATGCTCTCTGCAGCAATGGATACTGTGACAGAAGCGCGTCTCGCTATTGCTCTGGCACAGGAAGGTGGTCTTGGCTTTATTCATAAAAATATGCCTATAGAGCGTCAGGCTGAAGAAGTACGTAAAGTAAAAAAATATGAAAGTGGTGTGGTCAGCGAACCTCAGACTGTGCTGCCAACTACCACGCTTCAGCAGGTAAGAGAACTGACTGAACGTAATGGTTTTGCCGGCTATCCGGTAGTGAATGAAAAACGTGAACTGGTGGGGATCATCACCGGGCGTGATGTGCGTTTTGTCACTGATATGGCACTACCAGTTTCTGCCGTAATGACCCCAAAAGAGCGCCTGGTCACAGTGCGTGAGGGTGAAGCCCGTGATGTGGTTTTACAAAAAATGCACGAGAAGCGCGTAGAGAAAGCGCTGGTGGTCGATGACCATTTTCACCTGCTTGGCATGATTACCGTCAAAGACTTCCAGAAAGCAGAACGTAAACCGAACGCCTGTAAAGATGAGCAGGGGCGTTTACGTGTGGGTGCAGCTGTTGGAGCCGGGGCAGGTAATGAAGAGCGTGTCGATGCTCTGGTTGCTGCTGGTGTTGATGTGTTACTGATCGACTCTTCTCATGGTCACTCTGAAGGGGTTTTGCAACGCATCCGTGAAACACGGGCTAAATATCCTGAATTGCAAATTGTCGGAGGTAACGTTGCGACTGGTACTGGCGCTAAAGCGCTGGCTGAAGCGGGTGTCAGTGCAGTAAAAGTGGGTATCGGCCCTGGCTCTATCTGTACCACTCGTATCGTAACTGGCGTGGGTGTCCCACAAATTACAGCGGTTTCTGATGCGGTAGAAGCACTGGAAGGAACCGGCATTCCGGTGATTGCTGATGGTGGCATCCGTTTCTCTGGTGATATCGCAAAAGCGATCGCCGCGGGTGCGTCTGCTGTGATGGTCGGTTCTATGCTGGCTGGTACGGATGAATCACCTGGTGAAATTGAACTCTATCAGGGCCGGGCATTCAAATCTTACCGTGGTATGGGCTCACTGGGAGCCATGTCAAAAGGCTCTTCAGATCGCTATTTTCAGACCGATAATGCCGCCGATAAACTGGTACCTGAAGGTATCGAAGGGCGGGTTGCTTATAAAGGTCATCTTAAAGAGATTGTTCATCAACAGATGGGGGGCCTGCGCTCCTGTATGGGACTCACCGGGTGTGGTACTATCCTCGATCTGCGTACCCGTGCTGAATTTGTTCGCATCAGTGGCGCAGGTATCTCTGAAAGCCATGTTCATGATGTTACGATCACCAAAGAGTCACCTAACTACCGTATGGGTTCGTGA
- a CDS encoding hypothetical protein (ID:JIFNMEKO_02020;~source:Prodigal:2.6): protein MPGANETTEQWSAEARFAAIVETTTLSEAEIVEGKHLTRGYNEKHRHSGIRFVTPAEWHRGDDGELTKRCDELYSQAQKAHPEHWLGRTRN from the coding sequence GTGCCGGGAGCAAATGAAACAACCGAGCAGTGGTCAGCAGAAGCGCGCTTTGCCGCCATTGTCGAAACTACCACGCTCAGCGAAGCGGAAATCGTAGAGGGTAAACACCTTACCCGCGGGTATAACGAAAAGCACCGCCACAGCGGCATACGGTTTGTAACGCCGGCAGAATGGCATCGTGGTGACGATGGTGAACTGACGAAGCGCTGTGATGAACTGTACAGTCAGGCGCAGAAAGCCCATCCGGAACACTGGTTAGGCCGCACAAGAAACTAG
- the bamB gene encoding Outer membrane protein assembly factor BamB (ID:JIFNMEKO_02030;~source:Prodigal:2.6), translated as MELRKILLPGLISVTLLSGCSWFSGEEDVVKMSPLPVVENVVHPRQLWSRSIGDGIGDFYSNLHPASAEGMVYAADRKGIVKSMDVGDGSVEWTVDLAENAGLFSKSRSALLSGGITIAGNQLFIGSERGVVYALDRSNGSVLWHTNVAGEALSRPVVSDGLVLIHTSNGILQALDQTTGVSRWSVNLEVPVLSLRGESAPTVAFGAAIVGGDNGRVSAVILKQGQIIWQQRISDAKGATEIDRLSDVDTTPIVQDGVVYALAYNGSLAALDLRSGQIIWKREVGSVHDMIINNKVIYLVDQNDRVMALSTDGGVTQWTQSGLLYRNLTSPVLYAGYLVVGDEKGYLHWMSTTDGHFVAQTKVDSDGFQTEPVVASDQLLIQAKGGSLYAFSL; from the coding sequence ATGGAATTGCGTAAAATACTTCTGCCGGGACTGATTTCAGTCACATTACTGAGCGGTTGTTCATGGTTCAGTGGTGAAGAAGATGTGGTTAAAATGTCACCATTACCTGTGGTTGAGAATGTCGTTCATCCCCGCCAGTTATGGAGCCGTTCAATTGGTGACGGTATTGGTGATTTTTACTCTAACCTGCATCCAGCCTCTGCTGAGGGTATGGTCTATGCCGCAGATCGCAAAGGTATTGTTAAATCAATGGATGTGGGAGACGGTTCTGTAGAATGGACTGTCGATCTTGCTGAAAACGCAGGCTTGTTTTCAAAAAGCCGCTCTGCGTTGCTCTCCGGTGGGATAACCATCGCAGGTAACCAGCTGTTTATCGGTAGCGAGCGCGGTGTGGTCTATGCACTTGACCGTAGCAATGGTAGCGTACTATGGCACACCAATGTTGCTGGCGAAGCACTATCGCGCCCGGTGGTGAGTGACGGTCTGGTATTAATTCATACCAGTAACGGTATTCTTCAGGCCCTGGACCAGACAACAGGGGTATCCCGCTGGTCAGTCAACCTTGAAGTACCGGTGTTGTCATTGCGGGGTGAATCTGCACCGACAGTTGCCTTCGGAGCTGCAATTGTAGGTGGCGATAATGGACGCGTCAGTGCAGTGATACTGAAACAGGGCCAAATTATCTGGCAACAGCGTATATCCGATGCCAAAGGTGCAACAGAAATTGATCGCCTGTCTGATGTGGACACAACGCCAATTGTGCAGGACGGTGTGGTTTATGCCCTTGCTTATAATGGTAGCCTTGCCGCACTTGACTTACGCTCCGGACAGATAATCTGGAAACGGGAAGTGGGTTCAGTGCATGATATGATAATCAACAACAAAGTGATTTATCTGGTGGATCAGAATGATCGCGTGATGGCACTGAGTACAGATGGTGGCGTAACGCAGTGGACGCAAAGCGGGTTACTGTATCGCAATCTTACTTCTCCGGTGCTGTACGCGGGCTATCTGGTGGTAGGAGATGAGAAAGGATATCTGCACTGGATGAGCACTACTGATGGTCATTTCGTCGCACAGACGAAGGTTGACAGTGATGGTTTCCAGACTGAACCTGTTGTTGCCAGTGATCAATTGTTGATTCAGGCGAAAGGCGGCTCTCTTTACGCTTTCTCGCTGTAA
- a CDS encoding hypothetical protein (ID:JIFNMEKO_02017;~source:Prodigal:2.6) — translation MKANGLHIFPCQQIKTMNKVLKQSLRFTAVGTVGFIVDTAILYVFKSSLGLYYARLLSFMFSVVTTWVLNRNFTFDVTRYKNERLWLEFIHYLSLMSIGGIINIVTYSSSVMASVYIGERPIIGVAIGSIAGMSFNFLSSRIFIYIDKDK, via the coding sequence ATGAAAGCAAACGGCTTGCATATCTTTCCGTGCCAACAAATAAAGACCATGAATAAAGTACTGAAACAATCTCTCAGATTTACTGCGGTTGGCACTGTTGGATTCATTGTTGATACCGCAATACTTTATGTTTTTAAAAGTTCGCTGGGCCTGTACTACGCTAGGCTGCTATCATTCATGTTCTCCGTTGTAACAACATGGGTTCTTAATAGAAATTTCACTTTCGATGTTACTAGATATAAGAATGAAAGACTCTGGCTTGAGTTTATCCATTACCTATCTCTGATGTCTATTGGCGGTATTATAAACATAGTTACCTATTCATCATCTGTTATGGCAAGCGTATACATCGGTGAAAGGCCGATTATAGGTGTTGCAATCGGCAGTATAGCAGGTATGTCTTTTAATTTTCTAAGTTCCAGGATTTTTATATATATCGATAAAGATAAGTAA
- the der gene encoding GTPase Der (ID:JIFNMEKO_02029;~source:Prodigal:2.6), whose amino-acid sequence MIPVVALVGRPNVGKSTLFNRLTRTRDALVADFPGLTRDRKYGRAEVEGREFICVDTGGIDGHEDGVETRMAEQSLLAIEEADVVLFMVDARAGLMPADSVIARHLRSRKKPTFLVANKTDGLDADSAIADFYALGLGDIHPIAASHGRGVTSLLEMVLLLWMEEVDPIELSEEDENEAYWAAFEKKEQGDEPEAEEDDFDPRSLPIKIAIVGRPNVGKSTLTNRILGEERVVVFDMPGTTRDSIYIPMERDEREYVLIDTAGVRKRGKITETVEKFSVIKTLQAIEDANVVLLVIDAREGISDQDLSLLGFILNSGRSLVIVVNKWDGLTQEVRDEVKETLDYRLGFIDFARVHFISALHGSGVGNLFESITEAYNCATRRVNTALLTRIMTMAEDDHQPPLVRGRRVKLKYAHAGGYNPPIVVIHGNQVKDLPDSYKRYLMNYFRRSLKVMGTPIRIQFKEGDNPFAGKRNLLTPTQQRKRKRLMSHLKKNKR is encoded by the coding sequence ATGATACCTGTTGTCGCACTGGTTGGGCGCCCCAATGTGGGAAAATCGACTCTTTTCAATCGTCTGACTCGCACCCGAGATGCTTTAGTCGCTGACTTTCCTGGTCTGACGCGGGACAGAAAATATGGCCGTGCAGAAGTAGAAGGGCGCGAATTCATCTGTGTGGACACCGGAGGAATCGATGGTCATGAGGATGGAGTCGAGACCCGCATGGCTGAGCAATCTTTGCTGGCTATTGAAGAAGCTGATGTTGTGCTATTTATGGTTGATGCGCGTGCAGGCCTGATGCCAGCAGATTCAGTTATTGCCCGCCACCTTCGTTCACGTAAAAAACCGACCTTTCTGGTTGCCAATAAAACTGATGGTCTGGATGCCGATTCCGCGATTGCTGATTTTTATGCACTTGGCCTGGGTGATATTCATCCCATCGCTGCGTCCCATGGACGGGGAGTCACCAGCTTACTTGAGATGGTACTGCTGCTATGGATGGAAGAAGTTGATCCAATAGAGCTCAGCGAGGAAGATGAAAATGAGGCCTACTGGGCCGCTTTCGAAAAGAAAGAACAAGGCGATGAGCCTGAAGCAGAAGAAGATGATTTTGACCCACGCTCTTTACCGATAAAAATCGCCATTGTCGGGCGGCCAAATGTAGGTAAATCAACCCTGACTAACCGAATTCTGGGTGAAGAGCGAGTGGTGGTGTTTGATATGCCAGGCACTACCCGTGACAGCATTTATATTCCGATGGAGCGTGATGAGCGTGAATATGTTCTGATCGACACCGCGGGTGTGCGTAAGCGAGGGAAAATTACAGAGACTGTTGAGAAATTCTCGGTAATTAAAACCTTGCAAGCGATTGAAGATGCCAATGTGGTGTTACTGGTGATCGATGCTCGTGAAGGTATCTCAGACCAGGATCTCTCCTTACTCGGGTTTATTCTCAACAGCGGTCGCTCTCTGGTGATTGTCGTGAACAAGTGGGATGGCCTGACTCAGGAGGTGCGCGATGAGGTAAAAGAGACGCTGGATTATCGTCTCGGATTTATCGATTTTGCTCGCGTCCATTTCATATCAGCCTTGCATGGCAGTGGCGTGGGTAACCTGTTTGAATCGATCACTGAAGCCTATAATTGCGCTACCCGACGGGTAAATACTGCTTTACTGACCCGTATCATGACAATGGCAGAGGATGATCATCAGCCTCCGTTGGTTCGCGGAAGACGTGTTAAGCTGAAATACGCTCATGCTGGCGGCTATAACCCACCGATTGTGGTGATTCATGGTAACCAGGTTAAAGATCTGCCTGATTCTTACAAGCGTTATCTGATGAACTATTTCCGCCGCTCTTTAAAGGTCATGGGAACGCCAATTCGTATCCAGTTCAAAGAGGGTGATAACCCTTTTGCGGGTAAGCGTAATTTGCTGACGCCAACTCAGCAGCGTAAACGAAAACGCCTGATGAGCCATCTGAAGAAAAATAAACGTTAA
- the guaA gene encoding GMP synthase [glutamine-hydrolyzing] (ID:JIFNMEKO_02025;~source:Prodigal:2.6) gives MTTENIHKHRILILDFGSQYTQLVARRVRELGVYCELWAWDVTEEQIRQFNPNGIILSGSPESTTEEGSPRATEYVFTAGVPVLGVCYGMQTMAMQLGGDVAGSDKREYGYAQVEVDNDSALTRGIEDSLNTAGKAMLDVWMSHGDKVTAIPSGFVTVASTKTCPYAIIANEEKRFYGVQFHPEVTHTHQGIRLLERFVREICQCEALWTPDKIIEDAVERLKVQIGNDKVILGLSGGVDSSVTAMLLHRAIGDRLTCVFVDNGLLRLNEAGQVMEMFGDHFGLSIVHVPAEERFLTALAGVDEPEAKRKIIGRVFVEVFDEQATKLTDVSWLAQGTIYPDVIESAASATGKAHVIKSHHNVGGLPKEMNLGLVEPLKELFKDEVRKIGLELGLPYDMLYRHPFPGPGLGVRVLGEVKKEYCDLLRQADAIFIEELHKTDLYNKVSQAFTVFLPVRSVGVMGDGRKYDWVVSLRAVETIDFMTAHWAHLPYDFLGLVSNRIINEIDGISRVVYDISGKPPATIEWE, from the coding sequence ATGACGACGGAAAATATTCATAAACATCGTATTCTGATCCTTGATTTCGGTTCTCAATATACGCAGCTGGTAGCACGCCGTGTACGTGAGCTGGGCGTCTATTGTGAACTCTGGGCGTGGGATGTCACAGAAGAACAGATTCGCCAGTTTAATCCTAACGGGATTATCCTTTCCGGCAGCCCGGAAAGTACCACAGAAGAGGGCAGTCCCCGCGCGACAGAGTATGTTTTCACTGCGGGCGTGCCCGTGCTGGGGGTTTGCTATGGTATGCAAACCATGGCGATGCAGCTGGGTGGGGATGTTGCCGGCTCTGATAAACGTGAATATGGCTATGCTCAGGTTGAGGTTGATAACGATAGTGCTTTGACACGCGGTATTGAAGACTCTCTTAATACCGCCGGTAAAGCGATGCTGGATGTCTGGATGAGTCACGGTGATAAAGTCACAGCGATCCCGTCTGGTTTTGTGACCGTAGCCAGCACCAAAACCTGCCCTTATGCTATTATCGCCAATGAAGAAAAACGCTTTTATGGCGTGCAATTTCATCCCGAAGTGACGCATACCCATCAGGGTATACGTTTACTTGAGCGTTTCGTGCGTGAGATTTGTCAGTGTGAAGCACTCTGGACACCCGATAAAATCATAGAAGATGCAGTGGAGCGTCTGAAGGTTCAGATTGGGAATGACAAGGTGATCCTGGGCTTATCCGGTGGGGTAGACTCTTCAGTGACGGCAATGCTGCTACACCGGGCAATTGGTGACCGCCTTACCTGTGTTTTTGTTGATAACGGGTTATTAAGGCTGAATGAAGCCGGGCAGGTGATGGAGATGTTTGGTGATCATTTTGGTCTGAGCATTGTTCATGTACCTGCAGAAGAGCGCTTCCTCACAGCCCTTGCCGGCGTTGATGAGCCGGAAGCCAAACGTAAAATCATTGGTCGTGTGTTTGTCGAGGTATTTGATGAACAGGCGACAAAATTGACTGACGTTTCATGGCTCGCTCAGGGCACCATCTACCCGGATGTGATTGAATCTGCGGCTTCGGCCACCGGTAAAGCACACGTAATTAAGTCACACCATAATGTCGGTGGGTTACCGAAAGAGATGAATCTGGGGCTGGTAGAGCCTCTCAAAGAGTTATTTAAAGATGAAGTACGTAAAATAGGTCTGGAACTCGGTCTGCCTTATGACATGCTCTATCGCCATCCTTTCCCGGGACCAGGTTTAGGAGTGCGTGTGCTGGGTGAAGTGAAAAAAGAGTATTGCGATCTGTTGCGCCAGGCTGATGCTATCTTTATTGAGGAGCTGCATAAAACTGATCTCTACAATAAAGTGAGTCAGGCTTTCACTGTTTTCCTGCCGGTACGCTCGGTTGGTGTGATGGGTGACGGACGTAAGTATGACTGGGTGGTTTCTTTGCGCGCTGTTGAGACCATCGATTTTATGACTGCACACTGGGCACATCTCCCGTACGATTTCCTTGGATTAGTCTCCAACCGCATCATCAATGAAATCGACGGCATCTCCCGCGTGGTTTACGACATCTCCGGCAAACCACCCGCGACGATTGAGTGGGAATGA
- the xseA gene encoding Exodeoxyribonuclease 7 large subunit (ID:JIFNMEKO_02027;~source:Prodigal:2.6) translates to MSRPPESTVFTVSQLNTTVRQLLEMEMGQIWLSAEISNFSQPASGHWYFTLKDNSAQVSCAMFRNSNQRLSFRPQNGHQVLVKATLTLYEPRGNYQLIVQSMHPAGNGLLQQQFELLKEKLNQEGLFAAQYKQPLPVPAKQVGVITSATGAALHDILQVLQRRDPSLPIIIYPTAVQGKEAIPAIVRAIEVANWRAECDVLIVGRGGGSLEDLWCFNDERVARAIFASVIPVVSAVGHETDVTIADFVADQRAPTPSAAAEIISRNQTELVRQLQHQQQRLDMAMDYYLAQCQQRSAALLHRLQQQHPQLRLARQQTTLENLRYRLDNAISQQQARFTQRFQRLSQRLRDNQPANRLLRHQQTLQQGVYRLQHAMQQQLSQDKQRFSTLTAQLSGVSPLAALARGFSVTTSVNGTLVSKTAQVTPGEKLTTRVDDGWLESEITAIHPLKKKRIRKNAKSD, encoded by the coding sequence ATGTCCCGCCCTCCTGAGTCCACTGTTTTCACTGTCAGTCAGCTAAACACCACCGTTCGGCAATTGCTGGAGATGGAGATGGGGCAAATCTGGCTGAGTGCTGAAATTTCCAACTTCTCTCAACCCGCTTCCGGCCACTGGTATTTCACGCTGAAAGATAACAGCGCACAGGTCAGTTGTGCGATGTTTCGTAACAGTAACCAGCGCCTTAGTTTTCGTCCACAAAATGGTCATCAGGTGCTGGTAAAGGCAACGCTGACACTTTATGAACCGCGGGGAAACTACCAGCTCATTGTTCAGAGTATGCATCCGGCCGGGAATGGTTTGTTGCAGCAACAATTTGAATTACTGAAAGAGAAACTAAATCAGGAAGGGTTGTTCGCTGCTCAGTATAAGCAACCTCTCCCGGTTCCTGCAAAACAGGTGGGTGTTATTACCTCAGCAACCGGGGCAGCACTGCATGATATTTTGCAGGTGTTACAACGGCGGGATCCCTCATTACCGATTATTATCTACCCCACTGCGGTGCAGGGCAAAGAGGCAATACCGGCGATAGTTCGCGCGATAGAAGTGGCGAACTGGCGTGCTGAGTGTGACGTGCTGATTGTAGGTCGTGGTGGCGGGTCACTGGAAGATTTGTGGTGTTTCAATGATGAACGTGTCGCACGCGCTATATTCGCCAGCGTGATCCCTGTTGTCAGCGCGGTTGGTCACGAAACAGATGTGACTATTGCTGATTTTGTTGCCGATCAACGCGCTCCCACTCCCTCTGCCGCAGCCGAAATCATCAGCCGTAATCAGACGGAATTAGTGCGACAATTACAACATCAGCAACAACGTCTCGATATGGCTATGGACTATTACCTGGCCCAATGCCAGCAACGTAGTGCAGCGTTACTGCATCGCCTGCAGCAGCAGCACCCACAATTGCGTCTTGCGCGACAACAGACCACACTGGAAAATTTACGTTACCGTCTGGATAATGCTATCTCGCAACAGCAGGCGCGTTTTACGCAACGCTTCCAGCGTCTCAGCCAGCGTCTGCGCGACAACCAACCCGCTAACCGCTTATTGCGTCATCAGCAGACATTACAACAAGGGGTTTATCGTCTGCAACACGCTATGCAGCAGCAGCTCAGTCAGGATAAACAACGTTTTTCTACCTTGACGGCCCAGCTTTCTGGTGTCAGTCCTCTGGCTGCCCTGGCACGGGGATTCAGTGTTACCACCTCGGTTAATGGCACACTGGTAAGTAAAACCGCACAGGTAACGCCCGGGGAAAAATTAACTACTCGCGTAGATGATGGCTGGCTGGAGAGTGAAATAACCGCAATTCATCCCTTGAAGAAGAAGCGGATCAGAAAAAACGCAAAATCTGATTAA
- the intA_5 gene encoding Prophage integrase IntA (ID:JIFNMEKO_02024;~source:Prodigal:2.6) — protein MLTDTRLRHLKPKEKLYKVNDRDGLYVAVTPAGTISFRYNYSINGRQETVTFGRYGVGGITLAEARERLNEAKKMVAGGRSPAREKARDKARIKDAETFGAWAEKWLRGYQRAESTRDMRRSVYQRELKAKFAQQKLTEITHEDLRALTDNIVERGAPATAVHAREIVLQVYRRAIERGQKVENPADLVRPASIAKFEPRDRALTLVEIGLMYGYMERVGTTPSIRAAVKLLLLTMVRKSELTNATWEEINFSEALWTIPKERMKRRNPHLVFLSSQAMDIMIALKTFAGSSDFILPSRYDSDAPMSSATLNRVLTLTYRLAQ, from the coding sequence ATGTTGACTGACACCAGGCTGCGCCACCTTAAGCCGAAGGAAAAACTCTATAAAGTTAATGACCGCGATGGTCTTTATGTTGCGGTCACGCCGGCTGGAACGATCTCATTTCGCTACAACTATTCAATAAACGGAAGACAAGAGACTGTTACGTTTGGCCGTTATGGTGTTGGAGGGATTACGCTTGCTGAAGCGCGTGAACGGCTCAACGAAGCTAAAAAGATGGTTGCCGGTGGAAGATCGCCTGCGAGGGAAAAAGCCAGAGATAAAGCGCGTATCAAAGATGCGGAGACTTTTGGCGCATGGGCTGAGAAATGGTTACGCGGCTATCAAAGAGCTGAATCGACGCGTGATATGCGGCGTTCGGTATATCAAAGAGAGTTGAAGGCAAAATTTGCCCAGCAGAAACTGACTGAGATCACACACGAAGACTTACGCGCCTTAACCGATAACATTGTCGAGCGAGGGGCACCGGCGACAGCTGTACACGCCAGAGAGATTGTATTGCAAGTCTATCGCCGGGCTATTGAACGCGGTCAGAAGGTAGAGAATCCAGCTGATCTGGTTCGGCCTGCAAGCATAGCGAAATTTGAGCCACGTGACAGGGCATTGACATTAGTTGAAATCGGTCTTATGTATGGATATATGGAACGGGTAGGAACGACGCCATCAATCAGAGCAGCAGTTAAACTTTTGCTGTTAACGATGGTACGTAAAAGTGAGCTGACTAACGCAACCTGGGAAGAGATCAATTTTAGTGAGGCATTATGGACAATACCAAAGGAGAGGATGAAACGACGTAATCCACATTTGGTTTTTCTTTCCAGTCAGGCAATGGATATTATGATTGCCCTCAAAACCTTTGCCGGTAGCTCTGATTTTATCCTTCCTTCACGCTACGATTCCGATGCGCCAATGAGTAGTGCTACCTTAAACCGGGTTTTGACACTTACATATCGTCTGGCACAGTAA
- the yfgJ gene encoding putative protein YfgJ (ID:JIFNMEKO_02028;~source:Prodigal:2.6), with the protein MPENCPLCSAPLYQCEEAYQCNACQRQFTPQACCPDCGMPLEILKACGAVDYFCQHGHGMISRSRVVSVLREKKV; encoded by the coding sequence ATGCCAGAAAATTGCCCTCTATGTTCAGCTCCCCTTTATCAGTGTGAAGAAGCTTATCAATGTAACGCCTGTCAGCGTCAGTTTACGCCTCAGGCTTGCTGCCCTGACTGTGGCATGCCATTAGAGATCCTTAAGGCGTGTGGCGCTGTTGATTATTTTTGTCAGCATGGTCATGGCATGATTTCACGTTCTCGCGTAGTCAGTGTTTTACGTGAGAAAAAGGTATAA
- a CDS encoding hypothetical protein (ID:JIFNMEKO_02018;~source:Prodigal:2.6) — protein sequence MLLLRAPLATEVRAEEQEVFTTQADHLQSILRDVVLRLCPAILLIFIDIYKNPGT from the coding sequence ATGCTGCTACTGAGGGCCCCTCTCGCCACCGAGGTCAGAGCCGAAGAACAGGAAGTTTTTACGACCCAAGCTGACCATCTGCAGAGCATTCTCCGCGATGTTGTTCTCCGCCTCTGCCCGGCCATTTTACTTATCTTTATCGATATATATAAAAATCCTGGAACTTAG
- a CDS encoding hypothetical protein (ID:JIFNMEKO_02019;~source:Prodigal:2.6), whose product MTDETYFPERKENVLAKLVPSYNMTVVAVVQSEGISEATLYN is encoded by the coding sequence GTGACAGATGAAACTTATTTCCCCGAGCGTAAAGAGAATGTACTGGCGAAACTGGTGCCGTCTTACAATATGACCGTGGTCGCCGTTGTACAGAGTGAAGGAATTTCGGAAGCTACCCTGTATAACTAG
- a CDS encoding hypothetical protein (ID:JIFNMEKO_02023;~source:Prodigal:2.6), with protein MTGRTRRNFSPEFRLEAAQFVLDQHYTVVAAATAMNVGKSTMDKWVWQLKEERAGKSPIASPMTPEQIEIRELKKKLQRIEMERDILKKATALLMSDSLNNSH; from the coding sequence ATGACCGGACGTACCAGACGTAATTTTAGCCCCGAGTTTCGCCTCGAAGCTGCCCAGTTTGTACTCGATCAGCACTACACCGTTGTCGCCGCTGCAACGGCAATGAATGTCGGCAAATCCACGATGGATAAATGGGTTTGGCAACTGAAAGAAGAGCGAGCGGGAAAATCACCCATAGCTTCACCCATGACACCTGAGCAGATTGAGATACGTGAATTGAAGAAAAAACTTCAACGTATTGAAATGGAGAGGGATATATTAAAAAAGGCTACCGCACTCTTGATGTCAGACTCCCTGAACAATTCTCATTAG
- a CDS encoding hypothetical protein (ID:JIFNMEKO_02021;~source:Prodigal:2.6), which yields MERFFISLKTERVPDNGYVNFSEANTAITNYITGYYSQLRPHQYNGGLTPNESERLFWKNSKAVASFY from the coding sequence ATGGAACGGTTCTTCATAAGCCTGAAAACAGAGAGGGTACCGGATAATGGCTATGTGAATTTTAGCGAAGCCAATACGGCAATAACGAATTACATCACAGGATATTACAGCCAGCTCAGACCTCATCAATATAATGGTGGTTTGACGCCGAATGAATCAGAGCGATTGTTCTGGAAAAACTCTAAAGCTGTGGCCAGTTTTTATTGA
- a CDS encoding hypothetical protein (ID:JIFNMEKO_02022;~source:Prodigal:2.6) — protein sequence MALLSLVRELYRESNGSAGARSIAAMVTTKGIKLSRWRATKLMKALNIISCQQPGHRYRKASKEHIEIPDYLDRQFAVTEPNQAW from the coding sequence GTGGCATTACTGAGCCTTGTGCGTGAACTTTATCGCGAAAGTAACGGTTCAGCAGGAGCGCGAAGCATTGCCGCAATGGTCACCACCAAAGGTATAAAACTGAGCCGCTGGCGGGCAACAAAGCTGATGAAAGCGCTCAATATTATCAGCTGTCAGCAACCTGGCCATCGTTACAGGAAGGCATCTAAGGAACACATTGAGATCCCTGATTATCTGGATCGCCAGTTTGCTGTTACCGAGCCTAATCAGGCCTGGTGA